From a region of the Pseudoclavibacter endophyticus genome:
- a CDS encoding carboxymuconolactone decarboxylase family protein, with translation MSRINIASTNREGYRAVAALDGYVRGALDLELYELVKLRASIVNGCGFCVDMHATDARENGIPERKLAAVAAWQHAGALFDDRERAVFALTDAVTALGPDTVTDEIWNAAATHFDERQLGDLVLAIATINAWNRIAISTRLEPPVDDEQPRA, from the coding sequence ATGTCACGCATCAACATCGCATCGACGAACCGCGAGGGGTACCGCGCGGTCGCGGCGCTCGACGGCTATGTCCGCGGCGCGCTCGACCTCGAGCTCTACGAGCTCGTCAAGCTGCGCGCGTCGATCGTGAACGGCTGCGGGTTCTGCGTCGACATGCACGCGACCGACGCCCGCGAGAACGGCATCCCCGAGCGCAAGCTCGCCGCCGTCGCCGCCTGGCAGCACGCGGGTGCGCTGTTCGACGACCGCGAGCGCGCCGTGTTCGCCCTCACCGACGCCGTCACGGCACTCGGCCCGGACACGGTGACCGACGAGATCTGGAATGCCGCGGCCACGCACTTCGACGAGCGGCAGCTCGGCGACCTTGTGCTCGCCATCGCGACGATCAACGCCTGGAACCGCATCGCGATCTCGACGAGGCTCGAGCCGCCGGTGGACGACGAGCAGCCCCGGGCCTGA